A genomic segment from Neobacillus sp. YX16 encodes:
- a CDS encoding DUF4097 domain-containing protein, whose amino-acid sequence MKRIVILLLIITGLYIVFNQSFQFDGFAFGGNKDGRAALSNDIETIDINVGGVKTTIIPEKRDDIEAVLKGKGSLIVKEIDNRLVVETKRKMFNWFSFSEKGNLKIYIPEDYNRNMTIQVGSGSLNFSGQLMKLNDLSLDIGSGNVNIDHLEVNEFTHDGSSGNVKIDSLRTKSSTFDLSSGNLEVNHFIGALKADVSSGRFTMQMDKLNDPIEIELSSGNINLDLPDNADFNLDGEVSSGNISSDFPLTTNGSDKKSLKGTHGSGKNQIKVSVSSGNIHIF is encoded by the coding sequence ATGAAGAGGATTGTGATTCTCCTATTAATCATCACTGGGTTATATATCGTATTTAATCAATCTTTCCAATTTGATGGGTTTGCATTTGGAGGCAATAAGGATGGGAGAGCTGCGTTATCAAATGACATTGAAACCATTGATATTAATGTGGGCGGAGTAAAAACGACGATTATTCCTGAAAAACGTGATGATATTGAAGCCGTTTTAAAAGGGAAAGGCTCGCTCATTGTGAAAGAAATAGACAATAGATTGGTAGTGGAAACAAAACGGAAAATGTTTAATTGGTTCTCCTTCTCTGAAAAAGGAAACCTTAAAATCTATATTCCTGAAGATTATAACCGTAATATGACCATTCAGGTTGGCTCAGGCAGCTTAAATTTCTCTGGACAGTTGATGAAATTAAATGACCTTTCTTTAGATATTGGTTCTGGGAATGTGAATATTGATCATTTAGAAGTGAATGAGTTTACTCATGATGGTTCTTCAGGCAATGTTAAAATTGATTCATTAAGGACTAAATCAAGCACCTTTGACCTTAGTTCTGGAAATTTAGAGGTTAACCACTTTATAGGCGCACTTAAAGCAGATGTATCATCTGGAAGGTTCACCATGCAAATGGATAAACTTAATGATCCGATTGAGATTGAGCTTAGCTCAGGAAATATTAATCTTGATTTACCTGATAATGCGGATTTCAACTTAGATGGCGAAGTAAGCAGTGGAAATATTTCGAGTGATTTTCCATTAACCACTAATGGATCTGATAAAAAGAGTTTGAAGGGAACACACGGTTCCGGTAAGAATCAAATAAAAGTTTCCGTATCTAGCGGTAATATTCATATATTCTAA
- a CDS encoding sugar phosphate isomerase/epimerase, whose protein sequence is MKLGVFTVLFAEKSFEEMLDTVKEAGLHAVEIGTGCYPGNSHCDLDGLLESEDARHRYLQQVESRRLTISAFSCHGNPISPEESFAKTSHETLLKTIKLASLLGVPVVNCFSGTAGDHEGAKYPNWPVTPWPNEFGDVLKWQWEEKLIPYWKEVGQYAKEHNVKIGLELHGGFLVHTPYTLLKLREQTCDAIGANLDPSHLWWQGIDPVAAIKILAKENAIHHFHAKDTYIDQENVNMYGLTDMQPYGEVRTRAWTFRSVGCGHSLKDWSDMMSALRTYGYDYVVSIEHEDPIMSIDEGFKRAVTNLKSILIEESVSQMWWA, encoded by the coding sequence ATGAAACTAGGAGTTTTTACGGTACTGTTTGCAGAAAAATCATTTGAGGAAATGCTAGATACTGTCAAGGAAGCTGGCCTTCATGCAGTTGAAATTGGTACAGGATGTTATCCAGGAAACAGCCATTGTGATTTAGACGGGTTACTAGAGAGTGAAGATGCTCGTCATCGATACCTTCAACAAGTGGAAAGCCGTAGATTGACAATCAGTGCATTTAGTTGTCATGGAAATCCAATATCACCTGAAGAAAGTTTTGCAAAAACTTCTCATGAAACTCTATTAAAAACAATTAAACTTGCCTCACTTTTAGGTGTACCAGTTGTGAACTGTTTTTCTGGGACAGCTGGGGACCATGAAGGGGCAAAATATCCAAATTGGCCCGTAACACCATGGCCAAATGAATTTGGGGATGTGCTAAAGTGGCAATGGGAAGAAAAATTAATTCCTTACTGGAAAGAAGTCGGTCAGTATGCGAAGGAACACAATGTGAAGATTGGACTGGAGCTTCATGGTGGATTTTTAGTTCATACTCCATATACCCTATTAAAACTGCGTGAGCAAACATGTGATGCAATCGGCGCTAATTTAGATCCAAGCCACTTATGGTGGCAGGGAATTGACCCTGTGGCTGCTATCAAAATTTTAGCAAAAGAAAATGCCATTCACCATTTTCATGCGAAAGACACATACATTGACCAAGAAAATGTGAATATGTATGGACTAACAGATATGCAGCCTTACGGGGAAGTAAGAACGCGGGCATGGACATTCCGTTCTGTTGGCTGCGGACATAGTTTAAAAGATTGGTCCGATATGATGAGTGCACTTCGTACGTACGGTTATGATTATGTAGTCAGCATTGAGCATGAAGACCCAATCATGTCTATAGATGAAGGGTTTAAACGTGCCGTGACCAATTTGAAATCTATTTTAATAGAAGAGTCTGTTTCGCAAATGTGGTGGGCATAG
- a CDS encoding metalloregulator ArsR/SmtB family transcription factor gives MSASAQKHDVFQAIADPTRREVLRLLAEKELPISEITSHFPISRTAVAKHLQVLSEAELVSGRKVGREKIYRLHPEPLTELKDWLSYYEKFWENKLSILKHIVENPSMNVNKSDETDKK, from the coding sequence GTGTCAGCTTCAGCACAAAAGCATGATGTTTTTCAAGCAATTGCAGACCCAACCCGGAGAGAAGTATTAAGACTGCTTGCGGAAAAGGAATTACCTATCTCAGAAATAACCTCTCATTTTCCAATCAGCAGAACGGCCGTTGCCAAACATCTTCAAGTCCTATCGGAAGCAGAATTAGTCAGCGGAAGGAAGGTAGGAAGGGAAAAAATTTATCGTTTGCACCCAGAGCCGTTAACTGAGCTAAAAGATTGGCTGTCCTACTACGAAAAGTTTTGGGAAAACAAACTTTCGATCCTTAAACATATCGTTGAAAACCCTAGTATGAACGTTAATAAATCAGATGAAACCGACAAGAAGTAA
- a CDS encoding bile acid:sodium symporter family protein produces the protein MLLTLNKQLEKIMPLITPASVVLGVLLSIYIKDFSYLIPWVFAFMTFAGSLNSNFKSLSDVVRHPLPILAAMMLLHILMPIWAWGVGHITFPDDIFTITGIVLGMAIPTGITSFVWVSIYKGNIPLTLSIILIDTILSPLIVPYCLSFLIGEKIEMDMVGIMKGLVGMIVLPSILGMLLNQFLKGSVTKKLSSTLSPFSKISLGIVVMLNGAVIAPYLKNINFKLISIILVVFFIAATGYVFSFFIGKLIRSDRDTVVSLTFSGGMRNISAGAVIAVTYFSPAVAVPVVVGMLFQQVLASFTGYFMARYFNKKTLYIKFEGVNKNEGI, from the coding sequence ATGCTGCTGACGTTAAATAAACAACTAGAAAAAATAATGCCTTTAATCACTCCCGCGAGTGTTGTATTGGGTGTATTACTTTCTATCTATATTAAGGACTTTTCGTATTTAATCCCTTGGGTATTTGCCTTTATGACATTTGCTGGGAGCTTGAACTCCAATTTCAAATCATTATCGGATGTGGTGCGTCATCCACTTCCAATCCTTGCTGCAATGATGTTATTACACATACTCATGCCAATTTGGGCTTGGGGTGTCGGGCATATTACTTTCCCAGACGATATCTTTACCATTACCGGTATTGTGTTAGGCATGGCCATTCCAACTGGTATAACTAGCTTTGTTTGGGTTTCAATATATAAAGGAAATATCCCGTTGACCTTATCCATTATCTTAATTGATACCATTCTTTCACCGTTGATTGTTCCTTATTGTTTATCCTTCTTAATAGGTGAAAAAATTGAAATGGACATGGTCGGAATCATGAAAGGCTTAGTTGGAATGATCGTACTGCCTTCTATCCTTGGAATGCTGCTTAATCAATTTTTAAAAGGCAGTGTAACAAAAAAGTTGAGCTCGACTTTGTCACCTTTTTCAAAAATTAGTCTCGGAATTGTTGTCATGCTTAACGGTGCAGTCATTGCGCCTTATTTAAAAAATATTAATTTTAAATTAATTAGTATCATCCTTGTGGTCTTTTTTATTGCGGCTACAGGTTATGTATTTTCGTTCTTCATTGGTAAACTAATCAGAAGTGACCGAGATACTGTCGTATCTTTAACCTTCTCTGGCGGAATGAGAAACATTAGTGCGGGTGCTGTTATTGCGGTCACTTACTTTTCACCAGCAGTGGCAGTTCCGGTGGTTGTCGGTATGCTGTTCCAGCAGGTACTGGCTTCTTTTACAGGATATTTTATGGCCCGTTATTTTAACAAGAAAACGTTATATATAAAGTTTGAAGGTGTTAACAAAAATGAAGGAATATGA
- a CDS encoding SRPBCC domain-containing protein: protein MQNTLQDIKQTVVINAPIQKVWDQVSTSEGIAAWFMPNDFKPEVGYEFHIQSPFGPSPCKVTEFDPPNTLSFIWDTDGWFLSFILKEVDGKTEFTLIHGGWKPADEIVGKAGEKTSVIRDRMSQGWTGILEKLRKLLEN, encoded by the coding sequence TTGCAAAATACATTACAAGATATTAAACAAACAGTAGTCATTAACGCACCTATTCAAAAGGTATGGGATCAAGTATCAACCTCAGAGGGCATAGCAGCTTGGTTCATGCCAAATGACTTTAAACCAGAAGTAGGCTATGAATTTCATATACAATCCCCATTTGGTCCATCACCATGTAAGGTGACTGAATTTGACCCGCCTAATACTCTATCGTTTATCTGGGATACGGATGGTTGGTTTTTATCATTTATCCTGAAAGAAGTAGACGGCAAAACAGAGTTCACCCTTATTCATGGCGGCTGGAAACCAGCGGACGAAATTGTTGGAAAAGCTGGCGAAAAAACCTCTGTTATTCGTGATCGCATGTCTCAAGGCTGGACAGGCATCCTTGAAAAACTTCGTAAGCTTTTGGAGAACTAA
- a CDS encoding rhodanese-like domain-containing protein yields MTLKNITPKELHERIKGENQIILLDVRAAEKYNEFHIEEPQVVSLNIPKTEISNLEEDLVLSQLPKDRPVVVTCTTGNSAAKCAKILDGLGLQVEVLEGGLTAWKEYRK; encoded by the coding sequence ATGACATTAAAAAATATTACCCCTAAAGAACTTCACGAGAGAATAAAAGGTGAGAATCAGATTATTCTTCTTGATGTTCGAGCAGCCGAAAAATACAATGAATTCCATATCGAAGAACCCCAGGTGGTGAGCCTAAATATTCCCAAGACGGAAATATCCAATCTTGAAGAAGATCTGGTTCTTTCACAGCTGCCAAAGGATCGTCCGGTTGTCGTTACTTGTACGACTGGAAACTCAGCGGCAAAGTGTGCAAAGATTCTTGATGGTCTCGGGCTTCAAGTTGAAGTTTTAGAAGGCGGCCTTACCGCTTGGAAGGAATATAGAAAATAG
- the htpG gene encoding molecular chaperone HtpG, whose amino-acid sequence MAKKQFKAESKRLLEMMINSIYTHREVFLRELISNASDAIDKIYYKALTDDALSFDKDSYFIKVIPDKENRTLKIIDTGIGMTKEELETNLGTIAKSGSLAFKKETELKDGYDIIGQFGVGFYAAFMVADVVTVISKSLGSEEAYKWESDGAEGYTIETAEKDSIGTEIILKIKENTEDENYDEFIEEYRLKSIIKKYSDFIRYPIKMDVSSRRPKEGSENEFEEYVEEQVINSMVPIWRKNKSELTDEDYANFYAEKRYGFDKPIKHIHISVDGTVRYNAILYIPEKTPYDFYSKEFEKGLELYSNGVLIMDKCADLLPDHFSFVKGMVDSEDLSLNISREMLQHDRQLKLISKNINKKIKSELQSLINNEREKYEEFYKSFGRQLKYGVYSEFGANKEVLQDLIMFYSSKEKKLVTLDEYISRMPEDQKYIYYASGESIDRIDKLPQAEFVSEKGYEILYFTEDIDEFAIKMLMTYKEKEFKSISSGDLGIEGEENKTDSESEEQESKEIFDYMKTILADKVKDVRISKRLKSHPVCLATEGDISIEMEKILAAMPDNQNIKADKVLEINKNHEVFQSLKDAFENDKGKLELYTKLLYNQALLIEGLPIHDPVDFTNDICKIMV is encoded by the coding sequence ATGGCAAAAAAGCAGTTTAAAGCTGAGTCAAAAAGGCTGTTAGAAATGATGATTAACTCTATTTATACACATCGTGAGGTATTTTTACGTGAGTTAATCTCTAATGCAAGTGATGCAATTGATAAAATCTACTACAAAGCATTAACGGATGACGCATTAAGCTTCGACAAGGACAGTTACTTTATAAAAGTAATCCCTGACAAGGAAAATAGAACCTTGAAAATCATTGATACTGGGATTGGTATGACGAAGGAAGAGCTTGAGACAAACCTTGGTACAATTGCCAAGAGTGGATCTTTAGCCTTCAAAAAAGAAACAGAACTAAAAGATGGCTATGACATTATTGGCCAATTTGGTGTCGGCTTCTATGCTGCTTTCATGGTCGCAGATGTTGTAACTGTAATAAGTAAATCATTAGGCAGTGAGGAAGCTTATAAGTGGGAATCTGATGGAGCAGAAGGTTATACGATCGAAACTGCCGAAAAAGATTCTATTGGTACGGAGATTATTCTTAAAATCAAAGAAAATACCGAAGATGAAAACTATGATGAATTTATAGAAGAGTACCGTTTAAAGTCGATTATCAAAAAGTACTCTGACTTTATCCGCTACCCGATTAAAATGGATGTGTCTAGCAGAAGACCAAAAGAGGGCAGCGAAAATGAGTTCGAGGAATATGTTGAAGAACAAGTCATCAACAGCATGGTTCCAATTTGGAGAAAAAATAAAAGCGAACTTACCGACGAAGATTACGCGAATTTCTATGCAGAAAAACGTTATGGGTTCGATAAGCCTATTAAACATATCCATATTAGCGTAGATGGAACAGTCCGTTATAATGCCATTTTATATATTCCAGAAAAAACTCCATATGACTTCTACTCAAAAGAATTTGAAAAAGGCTTGGAGCTCTATTCAAATGGCGTTTTAATTATGGACAAGTGTGCAGACCTGCTTCCAGACCATTTTAGCTTTGTTAAAGGAATGGTGGACTCTGAGGATTTATCTCTAAATATTTCTCGTGAGATGCTGCAGCATGATCGCCAATTAAAGCTCATCTCTAAAAACATTAACAAGAAAATTAAAAGTGAATTACAAAGCCTCATAAATAATGAACGTGAAAAATACGAAGAATTCTATAAATCGTTTGGCCGTCAATTAAAATATGGCGTTTATAGTGAATTTGGAGCGAATAAAGAAGTATTACAGGACCTCATCATGTTCTACTCATCTAAAGAGAAGAAGTTAGTTACTTTAGATGAATACATTTCTAGAATGCCTGAAGACCAAAAGTATATTTATTATGCTTCTGGAGAATCCATCGATAGAATCGATAAATTGCCACAAGCAGAGTTTGTCTCTGAAAAGGGCTATGAAATTCTGTACTTCACTGAGGATATTGATGAATTTGCCATCAAGATGCTAATGACCTACAAGGAGAAAGAATTTAAATCCATCTCCAGTGGTGATTTAGGAATTGAAGGAGAAGAAAACAAGACAGATTCCGAATCTGAAGAGCAGGAAAGCAAAGAAATCTTTGACTATATGAAAACTATTTTAGCTGATAAGGTCAAAGATGTTCGAATTTCTAAGCGGTTAAAGTCTCATCCTGTCTGCTTGGCAACCGAAGGTGATATCTCCATCGAAATGGAGAAAATCCTTGCTGCCATGCCTGATAATCAAAATATCAAAGCAGACAAGGTTTTAGAGATTAATAAAAATCACGAAGTATTCCAATCCTTAAAGGATGCTTTTGAAAATGATAAAGGAAAGCTAGAATTGTATACGAAGTTATTATACAATCAAGCATTGTTGATTGAAGGATTACCAATCCATGATCCAGTGGATTTTACAAATGATATATGTAAAATAATGGTATAA
- a CDS encoding MATE family efflux transporter — protein sequence MEEQKNNYQEQTLFSITWPLFIELSLHMGMGIVATLMLSHYSDQAVAGVGVANQLLNIFILVFNVTSIGATVLISQNLGAGNLQRARQLSYSVFGLNFWFGICIAIIVFILGEPLLRLYDVQGPVFDYGLTFVRICALSLFFESLSLALSAILRSHGYTKESMMVTVYMNVISIGGNIIATTGFLGLPITGVTGVSWAIFAARAYAVCALLYLLYNRLSLKIVIKDIFNAKKEDIRELLEIGIPSAGENLSYQLSQVVITSFVVTMGTASLAGRVYILNISMLCFLFTVAIAQGTQLLVARYIGGKQYDLALKRGIRTLKIAMFASTFASLIIAFGGEFILRVFTEDPSIIMVGLPVLWAIVFVEPGRAMNIVLMNSLKSAGDVRFPVIIGIISMWGIAVSLSYLLGVHYGLGLLGIWLAQGADEWLRGCFALKRWLSKPWERLTKAVLN from the coding sequence GTGGAGGAACAAAAAAACAACTATCAAGAACAGACTCTTTTCAGTATTACCTGGCCGCTCTTTATTGAGCTTTCGCTTCATATGGGAATGGGGATTGTGGCTACACTGATGTTAAGCCATTACTCTGATCAGGCAGTAGCGGGTGTTGGAGTTGCCAACCAGCTGTTAAATATTTTTATTTTAGTTTTTAATGTCACATCTATTGGGGCAACTGTTCTAATCAGTCAAAATCTAGGTGCAGGAAACCTTCAACGTGCGAGGCAGCTATCTTATTCTGTATTTGGTTTGAATTTCTGGTTTGGAATATGTATTGCCATTATTGTTTTTATTTTAGGAGAACCACTGCTTCGTTTGTATGATGTTCAAGGTCCGGTTTTCGACTACGGACTTACCTTTGTACGAATATGTGCACTTTCACTCTTTTTCGAATCTCTCTCTCTGGCTTTAAGTGCGATCCTTCGTAGTCATGGATACACGAAGGAATCAATGATGGTTACTGTTTATATGAATGTAATCAGTATTGGCGGGAATATTATTGCAACCACTGGATTCTTAGGGCTGCCGATTACAGGTGTGACGGGTGTATCCTGGGCTATCTTTGCAGCTCGAGCCTATGCAGTTTGTGCTCTATTGTATTTGCTATATAACAGACTTTCTTTAAAAATTGTCATCAAGGACATCTTCAACGCAAAAAAAGAGGATATCCGTGAATTGCTCGAGATTGGAATTCCTTCCGCTGGAGAGAATCTTTCCTACCAATTATCTCAAGTGGTTATTACTAGCTTTGTTGTTACAATGGGTACTGCCTCTTTGGCTGGAAGAGTGTATATTTTAAATATCAGCATGCTTTGCTTTTTGTTCACAGTCGCGATTGCTCAAGGAACCCAGTTGTTAGTAGCACGATATATTGGGGGCAAACAATATGACCTTGCCTTAAAACGAGGTATTCGCACTTTAAAAATAGCGATGTTTGCTTCAACCTTTGCATCACTCATTATCGCCTTTGGAGGAGAATTCATCTTAAGAGTATTCACAGAGGATCCTTCCATTATTATGGTTGGACTGCCGGTTTTATGGGCCATAGTTTTCGTTGAACCTGGAAGAGCCATGAATATCGTCTTGATGAATTCATTAAAGTCTGCAGGAGATGTTCGTTTTCCCGTTATCATTGGTATTATTTCGATGTGGGGAATAGCGGTATCCTTAAGTTATTTGCTAGGCGTTCACTATGGTTTGGGACTTTTGGGTATATGGCTTGCCCAAGGGGCTGATGAGTGGCTGCGCGGTTGTTTTGCTTTAAAACGCTGGCTAAGCAAACCGTGGGAACGGCTTACGAAAGCAGTATTAAATTAA
- a CDS encoding AraC family transcriptional regulator: MSNEIYEVPPSARGHLPVKLLYVTKAKYDKDWHSTNHTHHFTEILYITKGKGTFIFSKQEIPVKEHDLIVINPNAEHTEKSGVDHPLEYIALGIQGLAFSSPDDPGLQVTFFNYKQEQNVYLFYLQQLIEEVVNQKEDYELLIQNILEILLLKMMRKKAFTLEETSTKKISKDVAFIKNYIKQYFREEINLDTLAEVGHINKYYLAHSFKKAFGVSPIEYLIQTRIRESKILLETTNYPISNISTITGFSSQSFFAQSFKRVTNLSPSQYRNAKNSNKNKTRKSKSKK; encoded by the coding sequence TTGTCAAATGAAATTTATGAGGTCCCACCATCGGCACGGGGCCACCTTCCAGTTAAACTTCTATATGTAACAAAAGCGAAATACGATAAAGATTGGCATAGCACCAATCATACTCATCATTTTACTGAAATATTGTATATTACTAAGGGCAAAGGGACTTTCATTTTTTCAAAACAAGAAATCCCCGTCAAAGAGCATGATTTAATTGTCATCAATCCGAATGCCGAGCACACAGAAAAGTCTGGTGTCGATCACCCCCTTGAATATATTGCGCTTGGCATCCAAGGTCTAGCTTTTTCATCTCCAGATGATCCGGGATTACAGGTCACTTTTTTCAATTATAAACAGGAGCAAAACGTCTATCTCTTTTACCTCCAACAATTGATTGAAGAAGTGGTAAACCAAAAAGAAGATTATGAATTGCTCATACAAAACATATTAGAAATTTTGTTGCTTAAGATGATGAGGAAAAAGGCATTTACCCTGGAGGAAACCTCTACTAAAAAAATTAGTAAAGATGTGGCCTTTATCAAAAATTATATTAAGCAGTATTTTCGCGAAGAAATAAATTTGGATACTTTAGCTGAGGTTGGTCATATCAATAAATACTACCTTGCTCATTCCTTTAAGAAAGCATTCGGTGTTTCTCCGATAGAGTACTTAATTCAAACCCGTATCCGGGAAAGTAAAATATTGTTAGAAACCACCAACTACCCGATTTCTAATATATCAACCATTACCGGCTTTTCTTCCCAGTCCTTTTTTGCACAATCCTTTAAACGGGTAACCAATCTTTCTCCTTCACAATACCGAAATGCCAAAAACTCAAATAAAAATAAAACAAGGAAATCAAAAAGTAAAAAGTAA
- a CDS encoding EAL domain-containing protein, protein MFTKRNLYRFLLILIIGLFVLLQVIDLINPDLFHSIKIVSNIASVVSIVAIGFLYFLVKEFDKKADEYTINQKKMKNIFDTLDVAIWSHDLKSDTLLITPGIEKLYGYKLDKFYENMNLWKEVIYPEDLSVLKDREKKLAVGETATSQYRIIRPDGEVRWIQDRGIPTFDQKGDFVDFTSVLFDITDRKESEGLYQSLVEMSPDIIAVVYDGKIEYINEAGCKLLGAQSQEQVIGQSAKNFVPSHITDLIKRKVFSPDKLENERLRLEFQVRRTDGESIDVEMAARSILYEGRFAIQVVGRDITQRKKSEQTIKFMAYYDSLTGLPNRNQFRNHLNEVLRHQQNKMHAVLFLDLDRFKIINDTKGHSIGDIILQLVAGRLEKAVQNEGLVSRQGGDEFIIVLEDADKENTSQVAKRILNEFSNPFEVNCEEFYVTPSIGISIYPTDGSDEETLIKNADTAMYQAKERGKNNYQFYSTNLDGISTWKMKLENWLRRALEQNQMTLHYQPQLDLRTGEIVGVEALIRWNHPEYGYVAPSEFIPLAEETGLIVPLGKWILREACERRKAWRDSGFSDFPIAVNVSVRQFQDEHFIPFISGMLEEIGLEANYLELEITESLMQNLENSTIILNQLKDLGVLLSVDDFGTGYSSLSYLKHLPIDKIKIDKSFVDDIIYHSNQGMMVKTIIDMGMNLKFGVIAEGIETEEQVKFLTRNACQIGQGYYYSKPLSAEKLEEFLVKGNVSIE, encoded by the coding sequence ATGTTTACAAAAAGAAATTTATACAGGTTTTTGTTAATCCTCATTATTGGTTTATTTGTCCTTTTACAAGTTATAGATTTAATCAATCCAGACCTCTTTCATTCTATTAAAATAGTAAGCAATATCGCTTCAGTTGTTTCAATCGTTGCCATCGGTTTCCTATACTTTTTAGTTAAAGAGTTCGATAAGAAAGCCGATGAATATACGATAAACCAGAAGAAAATGAAAAATATATTTGATACTCTAGATGTTGCCATCTGGTCCCATGATTTAAAGTCTGACACACTATTAATCACTCCTGGAATAGAAAAACTTTATGGATATAAGCTGGATAAATTTTATGAAAACATGAACCTTTGGAAAGAAGTTATTTATCCAGAGGATTTGTCTGTTTTAAAGGATAGAGAAAAGAAGCTTGCAGTTGGAGAAACAGCCACTAGCCAATATCGTATTATTCGCCCTGATGGTGAAGTACGCTGGATACAGGACAGAGGGATACCAACCTTTGACCAAAAAGGCGACTTTGTTGACTTTACAAGTGTGTTATTCGATATTACAGATCGAAAAGAAAGCGAAGGGCTCTATCAAAGTCTAGTTGAAATGTCACCTGATATTATTGCCGTCGTTTATGATGGGAAAATTGAATATATAAATGAAGCAGGCTGCAAATTACTTGGTGCACAAAGTCAGGAGCAGGTGATTGGGCAATCAGCTAAGAATTTTGTTCCTTCGCATATTACAGATTTAATTAAACGTAAAGTATTCTCACCTGATAAATTGGAAAACGAGCGACTTAGGCTTGAATTCCAGGTTAGGCGAACAGACGGTGAAAGCATTGATGTGGAGATGGCAGCTAGGTCTATTCTATACGAAGGCCGATTTGCCATTCAGGTAGTGGGCAGAGATATTACCCAAAGGAAGAAATCGGAACAAACGATTAAATTCATGGCCTATTATGATTCATTAACGGGCTTGCCAAATCGAAATCAGTTTAGGAACCATCTTAACGAAGTATTACGTCATCAACAGAATAAAATGCACGCAGTGCTATTCCTAGATTTAGATCGCTTTAAAATTATCAATGATACAAAAGGTCACTCAATTGGGGATATTATTCTCCAACTGGTAGCAGGTCGATTAGAAAAAGCCGTACAAAATGAAGGTCTAGTTTCTCGCCAGGGCGGGGATGAATTTATTATCGTCCTGGAAGATGCTGATAAGGAAAACACTTCACAGGTAGCTAAACGAATTCTCAATGAATTTTCAAACCCATTTGAAGTGAACTGTGAAGAATTTTATGTCACGCCAAGTATCGGAATTAGTATCTATCCTACAGATGGAAGCGATGAGGAAACACTCATTAAAAATGCTGATACCGCCATGTACCAAGCAAAAGAACGTGGAAAAAATAATTATCAATTCTACTCCACTAACCTTGATGGTATATCAACGTGGAAAATGAAATTAGAGAACTGGTTACGAAGAGCTTTGGAACAGAATCAAATGACACTCCATTACCAACCGCAGCTGGATTTACGTACCGGGGAAATTGTCGGAGTGGAAGCATTAATTCGCTGGAATCATCCAGAATATGGATATGTAGCACCTTCTGAATTTATTCCACTCGCTGAAGAAACAGGGCTCATCGTACCATTGGGAAAATGGATATTACGAGAGGCATGTGAACGGAGAAAAGCATGGAGGGATTCAGGATTCAGTGATTTTCCTATTGCTGTAAACGTTTCAGTAAGGCAATTTCAGGATGAACATTTCATTCCATTCATTTCAGGCATGCTCGAGGAAATTGGATTAGAGGCAAATTACTTGGAACTCGAAATTACTGAAAGTCTTATGCAAAACCTAGAGAACTCTACCATCATTCTGAATCAATTAAAGGATTTGGGTGTTCTACTATCGGTGGATGACTTTGGTACGGGCTATTCCTCTTTAAGCTATTTAAAACATCTTCCCATTGATAAAATTAAGATCGATAAATCCTTTGTCGATGACATAATCTATCACTCTAATCAAGGCATGATGGTGAAAACTATCATCGATATGGGTATGAATTTAAAATTCGGTGTCATTGCAGAAGGAATTGAAACGGAAGAACAGGTTAAATTCTTAACGCGGAATGCTTGTCAGATTGGACAAGGGTATTACTACAGCAAACCGCTGTCTGCTGAGAAGCTGGAAGAATTTTTAGTAAAAGGCAATGTTTCTATCGAATAG